A stretch of the Hippocampus zosterae strain Florida chromosome 18, ASM2543408v3, whole genome shotgun sequence genome encodes the following:
- the il11ra gene encoding interleukin-11 receptor subunit alpha isoform X2, whose protein sequence is MPALLSSSGSLTVIWFLSWSLCLSSAQIRTNEVSDVQYGRLDSNVTLACGKSQIKIPVVWHLDDSQLLPWHKVTSDGSLVLLHVNLSAQGNYSCYDNHGLLLHSIKLRLGYPPGLLSISCQVPNHTLVRCSWKESVKTFLPVKYNASLRGNGKAWQPCLVDAAHKYCDVEHPSFWQTIHTLNVTATNALGSESTAARIKLDKLLKPDPPESVLVNEVEGFPNKLIISWNFPSSWALRDAFPLVFHIRYRPHGSQYWSEVYPEESPVVIFDALAGHPHQVQVRARDELDAESQWSDWSPLRYGRPWEDPAASEPPEDHFPDYVFPFNTKPETSTSKSLKPVLQDDGNLGLVILLVLFAVVIVATVLSLFFVVWVKQRRREHVTKQELTSMVKMKSMPI, encoded by the exons ATGCCAGCTCTTTTGTCCAGTTCTGGGAGTCTGACTGTCATCTGGTTTTTATCTTGGTCACTGTGTCTAAGTAGTGCTCAGATTCGGACCAATGAAG TTTCGGACGTGCAGTACGGGCGCTTGGACTCGAATGTGACACTGGCATGTGGGAAGTCACAAATTAA GATACCAGTGGTGTGGCATCTTGACGACAGTCAATTGTTACCATGGCACAAAGTAACATCAGATGGATCGTTAGTCCTGCTGCACGTCAACCTTTCAGCCCAGGGCAACTACAGCTGCTATGACAACCATGGGCTCCTACTCCACTCCATCAAACTCAGACTGGGCT ATCCCCCTGGTCTGCTTAGCATTTCCTGTCAAGTTCCGAATCACACTCTTGTTCGCTGCTCCTGGAAAGAATCGGTGAAGACCTTTCTTCCAGTCAAGTACAACGCCTCCCTCAG gGGTAATGGCAAGGCCTGGCAGCCTTGCCTGGTGGACGCGGCCCACAAGTACTGTGATGTAGAGCACCCATCCTTCTGGCAGACGATCCACACGCTTAACGTCACGGCCACAAACGCCCTTGGGTCTGAGTCCACGGCTGCCCGGATTAAATTGGACAAGCTCT TGAAACCTGACCCTCCGGAGTCAGTATTAGTTAATGAGGTGGAAGGCTTTCCAAATAAACTGATTATCTCATGGAACTTTCCTTCCTCGTGGGCACTACGTGATGCTTTCCCTCTCGTGTTTCACATAAGATACAGGCCACATGGATCGCAATACTGGTCAGAG GTTTATCCTGAGGAGAGTCCAGTCGTGATTTTTGATGCTTTGGCTGGGCACCCTCACCAAGTCCAAGTGCGAGCGAGGGATGAGCTTGACGCTGAGAGCCAGTGGAGTGACTGGAGTCCTCTGCGTTATGGCCGACCCTGGGAAG ACCCTGCCGCATCCGAACCTCCCGAGGATCATTTTCCGGACTATGTTTTTCCCTTCAATACAAAGCCAGAAACCTCAACTTCAAAGTCACTGA AGCCGGTTCTGCAGGATGATGGTAATTTGGGATTGGTGATTCTGCTGGTTTTGTTTGCCGTGGTTATCGTAGCCACTGTCCTTTCCCTCTTCTTTGTGGTGTG gGTGAAGCAGAGGCGGCGTGAACATGTAACCAAACAGGAGCTCACGTCGATGGTCAAAATGAAGTCTATGCCAATTTGA
- the il11ra gene encoding interleukin-11 receptor subunit alpha isoform X1: MPALLSSSGSLTVIWFLSWSLCLSSAQIRTNEVSDVQYGRLDSNVTLACGKSQINRIPVVWHLDDSQLLPWHKVTSDGSLVLLHVNLSAQGNYSCYDNHGLLLHSIKLRLGYPPGLLSISCQVPNHTLVRCSWKESVKTFLPVKYNASLRGNGKAWQPCLVDAAHKYCDVEHPSFWQTIHTLNVTATNALGSESTAARIKLDKLLKPDPPESVLVNEVEGFPNKLIISWNFPSSWALRDAFPLVFHIRYRPHGSQYWSEVYPEESPVVIFDALAGHPHQVQVRARDELDAESQWSDWSPLRYGRPWEDPAASEPPEDHFPDYVFPFNTKPETSTSKSLKPVLQDDGNLGLVILLVLFAVVIVATVLSLFFVVWVKQRRREHVTKQELTSMVKMKSMPI; the protein is encoded by the exons ATGCCAGCTCTTTTGTCCAGTTCTGGGAGTCTGACTGTCATCTGGTTTTTATCTTGGTCACTGTGTCTAAGTAGTGCTCAGATTCGGACCAATGAAG TTTCGGACGTGCAGTACGGGCGCTTGGACTCGAATGTGACACTGGCATGTGGGAAGTCACAAATTAA TAGGATACCAGTGGTGTGGCATCTTGACGACAGTCAATTGTTACCATGGCACAAAGTAACATCAGATGGATCGTTAGTCCTGCTGCACGTCAACCTTTCAGCCCAGGGCAACTACAGCTGCTATGACAACCATGGGCTCCTACTCCACTCCATCAAACTCAGACTGGGCT ATCCCCCTGGTCTGCTTAGCATTTCCTGTCAAGTTCCGAATCACACTCTTGTTCGCTGCTCCTGGAAAGAATCGGTGAAGACCTTTCTTCCAGTCAAGTACAACGCCTCCCTCAG gGGTAATGGCAAGGCCTGGCAGCCTTGCCTGGTGGACGCGGCCCACAAGTACTGTGATGTAGAGCACCCATCCTTCTGGCAGACGATCCACACGCTTAACGTCACGGCCACAAACGCCCTTGGGTCTGAGTCCACGGCTGCCCGGATTAAATTGGACAAGCTCT TGAAACCTGACCCTCCGGAGTCAGTATTAGTTAATGAGGTGGAAGGCTTTCCAAATAAACTGATTATCTCATGGAACTTTCCTTCCTCGTGGGCACTACGTGATGCTTTCCCTCTCGTGTTTCACATAAGATACAGGCCACATGGATCGCAATACTGGTCAGAG GTTTATCCTGAGGAGAGTCCAGTCGTGATTTTTGATGCTTTGGCTGGGCACCCTCACCAAGTCCAAGTGCGAGCGAGGGATGAGCTTGACGCTGAGAGCCAGTGGAGTGACTGGAGTCCTCTGCGTTATGGCCGACCCTGGGAAG ACCCTGCCGCATCCGAACCTCCCGAGGATCATTTTCCGGACTATGTTTTTCCCTTCAATACAAAGCCAGAAACCTCAACTTCAAAGTCACTGA AGCCGGTTCTGCAGGATGATGGTAATTTGGGATTGGTGATTCTGCTGGTTTTGTTTGCCGTGGTTATCGTAGCCACTGTCCTTTCCCTCTTCTTTGTGGTGTG gGTGAAGCAGAGGCGGCGTGAACATGTAACCAAACAGGAGCTCACGTCGATGGTCAAAATGAAGTCTATGCCAATTTGA